In one Acipenser ruthenus chromosome 10, fAciRut3.2 maternal haplotype, whole genome shotgun sequence genomic region, the following are encoded:
- the LOC117401101 gene encoding LOW QUALITY PROTEIN: ubiquitin-like protein 4A (The sequence of the model RefSeq protein was modified relative to this genomic sequence to represent the inferred CDS: substituted 1 base at 1 genomic stop codon), whose translation QGLLYKGKVLADEHRLSHYSIGPDSKLNSLXRPPTQKVSPEQEQQSLSRPSSHPSSHAVRVYTRPACSCDMSLPLPLSQDYEWRLRLLSLDDMEQLATRMLHPEVVECMELSFLD comes from the exons cagggactcctctacaaaggcaaggtgctggcag ATGAGCACAGACTGTCACACTACTCCATCGGTCCCGATTCAAAGCTGAACTCGTTGTGACGCCCCCCAACCCAGAAAGTGTCACCCGAGCAAGAACAGCAATCCCTGTctcgcccctcctctcacccctcgtcTCACGCAGTGAGAGTCTATACAAGACCAGCGTGCAGTTGTGAcatgtctctccctctgcctctctctcaggattacgagtgGAGGTTGCGCTTGTTGAGCCTTGATGATATGGAGCAGCTGGCgacccgcatgcttcaccctgaggttgtggagtgcatggagctgtccttcctggactga